The Oryza glaberrima chromosome 9, OglaRS2, whole genome shotgun sequence genome includes a window with the following:
- the LOC127785413 gene encoding uncharacterized protein LOC127785413: MEEKDNNECPSSLDPKLAPLLLFGGGDGDDDDDDDATFMYSVRTRALLPRRSTDDDDMDATMRAHRRWTTAQGWLLMAPRRGSSPSPCTATFLWDPFTGRRIALPPDHDDTVLTHGCDRMCLLSRRRPTDPDCVVVVIDLDDTVLWYCRPGDLHWVEHHYLQPGTPHHEHRDCVGWAIGNLTAIDGKFYTDFTDHVAVLEFSPEPVFTVTAVDGDHRCPAGYTRCTGNLVESNGDLHHVFFSHPIGCSRIVARVSVYKLSVATQKQRSAWVKVDSLDGRVFFVGIDSLGVGASLDAKETGLKGNCIYYWGINGKVLNVYDMERGTTVVINPGENLPYDQSPQVLMPTR, translated from the coding sequence ATGGAGGAGAAAGACAATAATGAATGTCCGTCGTCGTTGGATCCCAAGCTTGCTCCTCTGCTGttgttcggcggcggcgacggcgacgacgacgacgacgacgatgccacCTTCATGTACAGCGTGCGGACGAGAGCGCTGCTGCCGAGGAGgtcgacggacgacgacgacatggacgCCACGATGAGAGCCCACCGGCGATGGACCACGGCACAGGGCTGGTTGCTcatggcgccgcgccgcggtaGTTCGCCCTCACCGTGCACGGCGACTTTCCTGTGGGACCCTTTCACCGGCCGCCGGATCGCCCTGCCTCCCGACCACGACGACACCGTTCTCACCCACGGCTGCGACCGGATGTGCCTCCTGTCACGCCGCCGGCCCACGGACCCCgactgcgtcgtcgtcgtcatcgaccTCGATGACACGGTGCTCTGGTATTGCCGCCCCGGAGACCTCCATTGGGTGGAGCATCACTACCTCCAGCCCGGGACGCCTCACCACGAGCACCGTGACTGCGTCGGCTGGGCGATAGGGAACCTTACGGCGATCGATGGCAAGTTCTACACCGACTTCACCGACCACGTCGCCGTCCTCGAGTTCTCGCCGGAGCCCGTGTTCACCGTgaccgccgtcgacggcgaccacAGATGCCCAGCAGGGTATACGCGGTGCACCGGTAACTTGGTAGAATCAAACGGGGACCTGCACCACGTTTTCTTCTCTCACCCCATCGGTTGCAGCCGGATCGTTGCGCGCGTGAGCGTTTACAAACTTAGCGTGGCGACGCAGAAGCAGAGATCGGCGTGGGTGAAGGTGGATTCACTGGATGGCAGAGTATTCTTCGTTGGGATAGACAGCTTGGGAGTTGGAGCGTCACTTGATGCAAAAGAAACCGGCTTGAAAGGGAATTGCATCTATTACTGGGGTATCAATGGCAAAGTGTTGAATGTATACGACATGGAACGAGGAACTACGGTTGTGATCAATCCCGGTGAGAATCTTCCGTATGACCAGTCACCGCAAGTCTTGATGCCTACCCGATGA
- the LOC127784454 gene encoding uncharacterized protein LOC127784454 isoform X2, with protein MAATRHRGGGTHAAPLLVVVVVLLLLYLGRLPRAAAVGLGGGLGELMTKVSFSPGDVLPVLPRQVSWPVMNTLHSAVDLLPSFVAAVAPEAAPSDAAWSGACFARNEAALELTPGDRNGTELGGAVLRLKTASAKSWTCMDLYVFATPYRITWDYYFAAREHTLEIKSWEEEAELEYVKQHGISVFLMPSGMLGTLFSLIDVLPLFSNTGWGQHSNLAFLEKHMGASFEKRSQPWITNIRKEDIHSGDFLALSKIRGRWGAFETLEKWVTGAFAGHTAVCLKDEKGEVWVAESGFENEKGDEIIAIVPWDEWWAMALKDSSNPQIALLPLHPDIRARFNESAAWDYARSMVGKPYGYHNMIFSWIDTIGDNYPPPLDANLVMAVMSIWTRLQPLYAANMWNEALNKRLGTEICWVGADDDGEREATQAGAAAAVQPVPDGGGGGAVRRRPRPGRHTAGRRVTRLRCSTEEEGEEGAGWRRRAGRSYFRS; from the exons atggCGGCCACGCGCCACCGCGGCGGGGGCACCCACGCCGCCCCcctactcgtcgtcgtcgtcgtcctcctcctgctgtACTTGGGGCGGCTGCCGCGTGCCGCGGCGGTGGGGCTTGGGGGTGGCCTGGGGGAGCTGATGACGAAGGTGTCGTTCAGCCCCGGCGACGTGCTCCCGGTCCTGCCGAGGCAGGTGTCGTGGCCCGTGATGAACACGCTCCACAGCGCCGTCGACCTGCTGCCttccttcgtcgccgccgtggcacCCGAGGCGGCACCCTCCGacgcggcgtggagcggcgcCTGCTTCGCCCGGAACGAGGCCGCGCTCGAGCTCACCCCCGGAGATCGGAACGGGACCGAGCTGGGCGGCGCCGTGCTCCGACTCAAG ACTGCTTCAGCTAAGAGTTGGACATGCATGGATCTCTATGTGTTTGCAACACCATATAGGATAACATGGGATTACTATTTTGCTGCTCGGGAACACACTTTGGAGATTAAATCATGGGAAGAAGAAGCGGAACTGGAATAT GTGAAGCAACACGGCATCTCTGTTTTTCTCATGCCATCTGGGATGCTTGGAACTTTGTTTTCTTTGATTGATGTCCTACCTTTGTTTTCAAATACTGGTTGGGGTCAACATTCCAACTTGGCCTTTTTGGAGAAGCATATGGGAGCTTCATTTGAGAAACGTTCTCAGCCTTGGATTACTAATATTAGGAAGgaggatatacattctggtgATTTTTTGGCTCTATCGAAGATACGAGGACGCTGGGGTGCGTTTGAGACACTAGAGAAATGGGTGACTGGTGCGTTTGCTGGGCACACCGCAGTTTGCTTGAAAGATGAGAAGGGTGAAGTTTGGGTTGCGGAATCAGGCTTTGAAAATGAAAAG GGAGATGAAATTATTGCTATAGTTCCTTGGGATGAATGGTGGGCAATGGCACTCAAGGATTCGTCAAATCCTCAGATAGCCCTTCTACCACTACATCCTGATATACGGGCCAGATTCAATGAAAGTGCAGCATGGGACTATGCTCGAAGCATGGTTGGAAAGCCTTATGGCTATCATAACATGATATTTAGCTGGATTGATACAATCGGAGACAATTATCCACCTCCTCTTGATGCAAACCTG GTGATGGCTGTAATGTCAATATGGACTAGGTTACAACCGCTTTATGCTGCAAACATGTGGAATGAAGCCCTTAACAAACGACTTGGGACTGAG ATTTGTTGGGTTGGAGCGGATGATGATGGCGAACGCGAAGCTACCCAAGCAGGCGCTGCTGCCGCCGTGCAGCCCGttcccgacggcggcggcggcggggccgtaCGCCGGCGACCACGGCCGGGCCGGCACACCGCCGGTCGTCGAGTGACTCGTTTGCGCTGttcgacggaggaggagggggaggagggagcgggtTGGCGGCGCCGAGCGGGGCGAAGCTACTTCAGATCCTGA
- the LOC127784454 gene encoding uncharacterized protein LOC127784454 isoform X1: MAATRHRGGGTHAAPLLVVVVVLLLLYLGRLPRAAAVGLGGGLGELMTKVSFSPGDVLPVLPRQVSWPVMNTLHSAVDLLPSFVAAVAPEAAPSDAAWSGACFARNEAALELTPGDRNGTELGGAVLRLKTASAKSWTCMDLYVFATPYRITWDYYFAAREHTLEIKSWEEEAELEYVKQHGISVFLMPSGMLGTLFSLIDVLPLFSNTGWGQHSNLAFLEKHMGASFEKRSQPWITNIRKEDIHSGDFLALSKIRGRWGAFETLEKWVTGAFAGHTAVCLKDEKGEVWVAESGFENEKGDEIIAIVPWDEWWAMALKDSSNPQIALLPLHPDIRARFNESAAWDYARSMVGKPYGYHNMIFSWIDTIGDNYPPPLDANLVMAVMSIWTRLQPLYAANMWNEALNKRLGTEGLDLHGIIVETERRGMSFDQLLTIPEQDEWVYSDGKSTTCVAFILAMYKEAGIFAPFAESIQVTEFTIRDAYMLKIFEDNQARLPSWCNTESDKLPFCQILGEYRMELPEYNTIEPYAKMNENCPSLPPTYKRPARC; encoded by the exons atggCGGCCACGCGCCACCGCGGCGGGGGCACCCACGCCGCCCCcctactcgtcgtcgtcgtcgtcctcctcctgctgtACTTGGGGCGGCTGCCGCGTGCCGCGGCGGTGGGGCTTGGGGGTGGCCTGGGGGAGCTGATGACGAAGGTGTCGTTCAGCCCCGGCGACGTGCTCCCGGTCCTGCCGAGGCAGGTGTCGTGGCCCGTGATGAACACGCTCCACAGCGCCGTCGACCTGCTGCCttccttcgtcgccgccgtggcacCCGAGGCGGCACCCTCCGacgcggcgtggagcggcgcCTGCTTCGCCCGGAACGAGGCCGCGCTCGAGCTCACCCCCGGAGATCGGAACGGGACCGAGCTGGGCGGCGCCGTGCTCCGACTCAAG ACTGCTTCAGCTAAGAGTTGGACATGCATGGATCTCTATGTGTTTGCAACACCATATAGGATAACATGGGATTACTATTTTGCTGCTCGGGAACACACTTTGGAGATTAAATCATGGGAAGAAGAAGCGGAACTGGAATAT GTGAAGCAACACGGCATCTCTGTTTTTCTCATGCCATCTGGGATGCTTGGAACTTTGTTTTCTTTGATTGATGTCCTACCTTTGTTTTCAAATACTGGTTGGGGTCAACATTCCAACTTGGCCTTTTTGGAGAAGCATATGGGAGCTTCATTTGAGAAACGTTCTCAGCCTTGGATTACTAATATTAGGAAGgaggatatacattctggtgATTTTTTGGCTCTATCGAAGATACGAGGACGCTGGGGTGCGTTTGAGACACTAGAGAAATGGGTGACTGGTGCGTTTGCTGGGCACACCGCAGTTTGCTTGAAAGATGAGAAGGGTGAAGTTTGGGTTGCGGAATCAGGCTTTGAAAATGAAAAG GGAGATGAAATTATTGCTATAGTTCCTTGGGATGAATGGTGGGCAATGGCACTCAAGGATTCGTCAAATCCTCAGATAGCCCTTCTACCACTACATCCTGATATACGGGCCAGATTCAATGAAAGTGCAGCATGGGACTATGCTCGAAGCATGGTTGGAAAGCCTTATGGCTATCATAACATGATATTTAGCTGGATTGATACAATCGGAGACAATTATCCACCTCCTCTTGATGCAAACCTG GTGATGGCTGTAATGTCAATATGGACTAGGTTACAACCGCTTTATGCTGCAAACATGTGGAATGAAGCCCTTAACAAACGACTTGGGACTGAG gggTTGGACCTTCACGGGATCATTGTTGAAACTGAAAGACGCGGGATGTCTTTTGATCAGTTGCTCACCATCCCTGAGCAAGATGAATGGGTTTACAGTGATGGTAAATCTACAACATGTGTTGCCTTTATTCTTGCAATGTACAAGGAGGCTGGAATATTCGCGCCTTTTGCAGAGTCGATTCAGGTGACCGAGTTCACT ATACGCGACGCGTACATGCTCAAGATTTTCGAAGATAACCAGGCCAGACTTCCAAGCTGGTGCAACACAGAATCTGACAAGCTCCCCTTCTGCCAGATCCTGGGGGAGTACAGGATGGAGCTACCGGAGTACAACACAATAGAACCGTATGCCAAAATGAATGAGAACTGCCCATCTTTACCCCCAACGTACAAGCGGCCAGCGCGTTGCTGA